The Sporomusa termitida genome has a window encoding:
- a CDS encoding L-lactate MFS transporter — MYYDSKRWLFLVLCFICNACAGIMYAWSVFINPISNQFQWPVADVSLSFTLMLVLGSFLPFIAGKLQEHVQPRIIILAGGAALGSGLIGLGYTATLTELYVFSTLAGLGLSLVYPAGTISNIVKFFPDRRGLASGLLTGGASLGAVAWAPLAVMMIERVGLSLTFKYLGIAFMVAIVLASLLIEAAPPDYRPRGMAAMATAAQDGGALAENWTGVLMSPLFYLLAGIFLAVATSGMMLFGHVSLIAQDVVNVSPQLAAGIVGLLAIANTAGRLGWGWISDKLGRFAIIFIQLIILAAAMLGLTQVTSYLAFVSMVMLVGLCYGGFLAIMAPLLADLFGSKYLAVNFGLMFLMVGLGAFIGPRLAAVIRAATDSYAQAFIIAAMLNLAGLLLTFLAQSAAKRQSI; from the coding sequence ATGTATTATGATTCCAAAAGATGGTTATTTCTTGTTCTCTGTTTTATTTGTAATGCCTGTGCCGGTATCATGTATGCCTGGAGTGTCTTTATAAACCCAATCAGCAATCAGTTTCAGTGGCCGGTGGCCGATGTCTCACTTTCGTTTACCCTGATGCTGGTTCTCGGTTCTTTTCTGCCTTTTATTGCCGGCAAGCTGCAGGAACATGTACAACCCCGGATAATCATACTGGCCGGCGGTGCCGCCCTTGGCAGCGGGCTTATTGGCCTTGGCTATACGGCAACACTTACGGAGCTCTATGTTTTTTCCACCCTGGCCGGCCTGGGGCTGTCTTTAGTGTATCCGGCCGGAACAATCAGCAATATTGTCAAATTTTTTCCGGATAGGCGGGGCTTGGCTTCCGGCTTGCTTACAGGCGGCGCCAGTCTGGGGGCAGTGGCCTGGGCGCCACTGGCCGTAATGATGATCGAAAGAGTTGGGCTTTCGCTGACATTTAAGTATCTGGGGATCGCCTTTATGGTGGCGATTGTGCTTGCTTCCTTACTGATTGAGGCCGCTCCGCCGGATTATCGTCCGCGGGGAATGGCCGCAATGGCAACTGCCGCTCAGGACGGCGGGGCCTTGGCTGAAAATTGGACCGGGGTGCTTATGAGTCCCTTATTTTATTTACTAGCCGGTATCTTCTTGGCGGTAGCAACCTCCGGGATGATGCTCTTTGGTCATGTATCGCTTATTGCGCAGGATGTCGTTAATGTATCGCCGCAATTGGCAGCCGGTATTGTCGGTTTATTAGCGATAGCCAATACAGCGGGAAGGCTTGGCTGGGGCTGGATATCGGATAAATTAGGCCGTTTCGCGATTATATTCATACAGCTTATTATTCTGGCTGCGGCTATGCTCGGGCTGACACAAGTCACAAGCTATCTGGCTTTTGTCAGCATGGTAATGCTTGTGGGCTTATGTTACGGTGGGTTTTTGGCTATTATGGCGCCGTTGCTTGCCGATTTATTTGGCTCGAAGTATTTAGCCGTAAACTTTGGCCTCATGTTTCTCATGGTTGGATTGGGGGCTTTTATCGGACCACGGTTAGCGGCTGTTATCAGAGCAGCCACAGATAGCTATGCCCAAGCCTTTATCATTGCCGCTATGCTTAATCTGGCAGGCCTATTATTAACATTCCTTGCCCAGTCCGCAGCCAAAAGGCAATCAATATAA